The following are encoded in a window of Vigna unguiculata cultivar IT97K-499-35 chromosome 8, ASM411807v1, whole genome shotgun sequence genomic DNA:
- the LOC114194746 gene encoding hydroxyproline O-arabinosyltransferase 1 yields the protein MGCGNLFFTILITFSVALITYNIIISANAPLKQDFPGPSRPSISVDPLIKMPLHRSSSQKKRLFHTAVTASDSVYNTWQCRVMYFWYNKFKDGPQSGMGGFTRILHSGKPDQFMDEIPTFVAQPLPAGMDQGYIVLNRPWAFVQWLEKADIKEDYILMAEPDHIIVKPIPNLATDGLGAAFPFFYIEPKKYEKVLRKYFPVEKGPITDIDPIGNSPVIVGKEFLKKIAPTWMNVSLAMKKDPETDKAFGWVLEMYAYAVASALHGVRNILHKDFMIQPPWDKEIGKTYIIHYTYGCDYTMKGELTYGKIGEWRFDKRSFDKVAPPKNLTLPPPGVPESVVTLVKMVNEATASIPNWWS from the exons ATGGGGTGTGGCAATTTGTTCTTCACAATTCTGATAACTTTCTCAGTGGCTCTCATAACATACAACATCATCATCTCAGCCAATGCCCCTCTCAAGCAGGACTTCCCAGGGCCTTCTCGCCCTTCCATTTCGGTGGATCCTCTCATCAAGATGCCACTTCACAGATCCTCCTCCCAAAAGAAGAGGCTTTTTCACACTGCAGTCACTGCTTCTGATTCTGTCTAcaacacgtggcagtgcagagtGATGTATTTTTGGTACAACAAATTCAAGGATGGACCCCAATCTGGGATGGGTGGCTTCACTCGGATCCTTCACTCTGGGAAGCCTGACCAGTTCATGGATGAGATCCCCACCTTTGTTGCTCAGCCTTTACCTGCTGGGATGGATCAG GGATACATTGTGCTTAATAGACCATGGGCATTTGTGCAGTGGCTTGAAAAAGCTGATATTAAAGAAGA TTACATATTGATGGCAGAGCCAGATCATATAATTGTGAAACCTATACCCAACTTAGCCACAGATGGGCTAGGAGCTGCGTTCCCTTTCTTCTACATCGAGCCTAAGAAGTATGAAAAAGTGCTAAGGAAGTATTTTCCTGTGGAAAAGGGACCAATAACTGATATTGATCCAATTGGGAATTCACCAGTTATTGTTGGGAAG GAATTCCTTAAGAAGATTGCTCCCACTTGGATGAATGTTTCCCTGGCAATGAAAAAGGATCCTGAAACTGATAAAGCTTTTGGATGGGTTCttgaaat GTATGCTTATGCGGTCGCATCTGCTCTTCACGGTGTTCGTAACATATTACACAAAGACTTCATGATTCAG CCTCCATGGGACAAAGAAATTGGCAAGACATACATAATTCATTATACATATGGTTGTGACTATACCATGAAG gGTGAGCTGACGTATGGAAAGATCGGAGAGTGGAGATTTGATAAAAGATCGTTTGATAAAGTTGCCCCTCCGAAAAATCTGACATTGCCGCCCCCCGGTGTTCCAGAAAGTGTG GTGACTCTGGTAAAAATGGTGAACGAAGCTACCGCAAGTATTCCAAATTGGTGGTCGTAG
- the LOC114194743 gene encoding uncharacterized protein LOC114194743 isoform X1, producing MELHSLPSLQKSFNKSSFVQPCNKRIQSAFESKIVSCKNRLRKHLGHKVAYESQSDSDAEFHSLPGVSGTKRLRKNLTSRFEQFHMKEPSYEEPENGKLRPFLCRKENDHGITRPVVCGKHGEICKEHLAKEVQKPAKIVSLKKVLKSSKRCMSHTNGKPRLTLKKQWKRLSIGTDSGYCCGNHGLKIKESIETQNTIIYDEANVDMSLEDLERGGKQDAKDKAKQVVRVGNRENVPLKVKNKDIRKHRSINELSAKETKVTDMMNCAQDRETGLCSQKRRNSIQGHLNISTINSDTFCCVCRSSSNDKINCLLECCQCLIRVHRACYGVSTLPKRSRWCCRPCRTNSKNIACVLCGYGGGAMTRATMSHAIVKSLLKVWNGEKDGMPKHTTSCEFFGKEMYAFPSSRADHESVLKTKIGDTSTDLVKVQISTNHMQHTPTSLSKFKVHNSITAGVLDPTVKQWIHMVCGLWTPGTRCPNVDTMSAFDVSGVSRPRAIVVCSICNRSGGSCIECRVADCSVKFHPWCSHQKNLLQSETEGIDDEKIGFYGRCMLHAIEPRYLSMYDPIYEMGSQEEKEFTCARVEGYKGRRWDGFQNNHCQGGCLVPEEQLNAWIHINGQKLCSQGLTKFPDLDMEHDCRKGYARYKQAKGWKHLVVYKSRIHALGLYTSRFISRGEVVVEYIGEIVGLRVADKREKDYQSGKKLQYKSACYFFRIDKEHIIDATRKGGIARFVNHSCLPNCVAKVITIRHEKKVVFFAERDIFPGEEITYDYHFNHEDEGKIQCYCNSKNCRRYMN from the exons ATGGAACTGCATTCTCTGCCTAGCCTGCAGAAATCATTTAACAAGTCTTCCTTTGTTCAGCCTTGTAACAAACGAATACAGTCTGCATTTGAATCCAAAATTGTTTCCTGTAAGAATCGTCTAAGAAAGCATCTCGGTCATAAAGTTGCCTATGAGTCTCAATCAGATTCTGATGCTGAGTTTCACTCATTGCCTGGAGTTTCTGGAACAAAGAGATTGAGAAAGAATCTCACTTCTCGTTTTGAGCAGTTTCATATGAAAGAACCATCCTATGAGGAACCTGAAAATGGTAAGTTGAGGCCATTCTTATGCAGGAAGGAAAATGATCATGGAATCACAAGGCCAGTAGTCTGTGGAAAACATGGTGAAATTTGTAAAGAACATTTGGCTAAAGAGGTGCAAAAGCCTGCAAAAATTGTCTCCCTCAAGAAGGTCCTTAAGTCTTCCAAAAGGTGTATGAGCCACACAAATGGAAAACCTAGACTAACTTTAAAAAAGCAATGGAAGAGATTGAGCATTGGAACAGATAGTGGGTACTGCTGTGGGAACCATGGtttaaaaattaaggaaagCATTGAAAcacaaaatacaataatttatgATGAAGCAAATGTTGATATGTCCCTGGAAGACTTGGAGAGAGGTGGCAAGCAAGATGCTAAAGATAAAGCTAAGCAGGTTGTTAGGGTTGGAAATAGAGAAAATGTTCCATTGAAGGTGAAGAACAAGGACATTCGGAAACACCGTAGCATTAATGAGCTCTCTGCTAAAG AAACCAAAGTGACGGATATGATGAATTGTGCTCAAGACAGAGAGACTGGTTTGTGTAgccaaaaaagaagaaa CTCTATTCAAGGTCACCTAAACATATCTACTATAAACTCAGATACGTTCTGCTGTGTGTGTCGAAGCTCAAGCAATGATAAAATCAACTGTTTGTTGGAATGTTGTCAATGCCTAATTAGA GTGCACCGAGCTTGCTATGGTGTTTCCACATTACCCAAAAGAAGTCGCTGGTGTTGCAGACCATGCCGAACGAACtcaaaaaatatt GCTTGTGTCCTATGTGGTTATGGTGGTGGAGCCATGACTCGAGCAACAATGAGTCATGCGATTGTCAAGAGCCTCCTAAAAGTGTGGAATGGTGAGAAAGATGGCATGCCTAAGCATACAACTTCATGTGAATTTTTTGGAAAGGAAATGTATGCATTCCCATCCTCAAGGGCTGATCATGAAAGTGTTTTGAAGACAAAAATCGGTGATACATCAACAGATCTGGTGAAAGTTCAAATATCTACAAATCATATGCAGCATACCCCCACTAGTCTTTCTAAATTCAAGGTACACAACAGCATTACTGCAGGAGTTCTTGATCCAACTGTTAAACAATGGATTCATATGGTTTGTGGTCTTTGGACTCCTGGAACAAGATGCCCGAATGTTGACACCATGAGTGCTTTTGATGTATCTGGTGTTTCGCGTCCCAGGGCAATTGTG GTTTGTTCCATTTGCAATCGATCGGGTGGTTCTTGTATAGAGTGCAGGGTGGCTGATTGCTCTGTCAAGTTTCATCCTTGGTGTTCTCATCAAAAg AACCTGTTGCAAAGTGAGACTGAAGGTATTGATGATGAAAAGATTGGATTTTATGGAAGATGCATGCTTCATGCTATTGAACCTAGATATTTGTCCATGTATGATCCTATTTATGAAATGGGAAGTCAAGAAGAAAAGGAATTCACCTGTGCCAGGGTAGAG GGTTACAAGGGAAGAAGATGGGATGGTTTTCAGAATAATCACTGCCAAGGTGGATGCCTTGTTCCTGAGGAGCAGCTTAATGCTTGGATTCACATCAATGGGCAGAAATTATGTTCTCAAGGACTCACAAAATTCCCAGATTTGGATATGGAGCATGATTGTCGA AAGGGCTACGCTCGGTACAAACAAGCAAAGGGATGGAAACACCTTGTTGTATACAAGTCCCGTATACACGCACTTGGTCTTTACACTTCTCGATTCATTTCCCGGGGTGAAGTG GTAGTTGAATATATTGGTGAAATTGTGGGATTGCGTGTGGCTGATAAAAGGGAGAAGGATTATCAATCTGGAAAGAAACTTCAGTACAAGAGTGCCTGCTACTTCTTCAGGATAGACAAAGAGCATATTATTGATGCCACAAGGAAAGGGGGGATTGCTCGTTTTGTTAACCACTCGTGCCTG CCAAATTGCGTGGCAAAAGTGATTACTATAAGGCATGAAAAGAAG GTTGTCTTCTTTGCTGAGAGGGATATATTTCCTGGTGAAGAGATCACGTATGATTACCATTTTAACCATGAGGACGAAGGAAAGATTCAATGTTACTGCAATTCAAAAAATTGCAGGCGATATATGAACTGA
- the LOC114194743 gene encoding uncharacterized protein LOC114194743 isoform X2 translates to MELHSLPSLQKSFNKSSFVQPCNKRIQSAFESKIVSCKNRLRKHLGHKVAYESQSDSDAEFHSLPGVSGTKRLRKNLTSRFEQFHMKEPSYEEPENGKLRPFLCRKENDHGITRPVVCGKHGEICKEHLAKEVQKPAKIVSLKKVLKSSKRCMSHTNGKPRLTLKKQWKRLSIGTDSGYCCGNHGLKIKESIETQNTIIYDEANVDMSLEDLERGGKQDAKDKAKQVVRVGNRENVPLKVKNKDIRKHRSINELSAKETKVTDMMNCAQDRETGLCSQKRRNSIQGHLNISTINSDTFCCVCRSSSNDKINCLLECCQCLIRVHRACYGVSTLPKRSRWCCRPCRTNSKNIACVLCGYGGGAMTRATMSHAIVKSLLKVWNGEKDGMPKHTTSCEFFGKEMYAFPSSRADHESVLKTKIGDTSTDLVKVQISTNHMQHTPTSLSKFKVHNSITAGVLDPTVKQWIHMVCGLWTPGTRCPNVDTMSAFDVSGVSRPRAIVVCSICNRSGGSCIECRVADCSVKFHPWCSHQKNLLQSETEGIDDEKIGFYGRCMLHAIEPRYLSMYDPIYEMGSQEEKEFTCARVEGYKGRRWDGFQNNHCQGGCLVPEEQLNAWIHINGQKLCSQGLTKFPDLDMEHDCRGYARYKQAKGWKHLVVYKSRIHALGLYTSRFISRGEVVVEYIGEIVGLRVADKREKDYQSGKKLQYKSACYFFRIDKEHIIDATRKGGIARFVNHSCLPNCVAKVITIRHEKKVVFFAERDIFPGEEITYDYHFNHEDEGKIQCYCNSKNCRRYMN, encoded by the exons ATGGAACTGCATTCTCTGCCTAGCCTGCAGAAATCATTTAACAAGTCTTCCTTTGTTCAGCCTTGTAACAAACGAATACAGTCTGCATTTGAATCCAAAATTGTTTCCTGTAAGAATCGTCTAAGAAAGCATCTCGGTCATAAAGTTGCCTATGAGTCTCAATCAGATTCTGATGCTGAGTTTCACTCATTGCCTGGAGTTTCTGGAACAAAGAGATTGAGAAAGAATCTCACTTCTCGTTTTGAGCAGTTTCATATGAAAGAACCATCCTATGAGGAACCTGAAAATGGTAAGTTGAGGCCATTCTTATGCAGGAAGGAAAATGATCATGGAATCACAAGGCCAGTAGTCTGTGGAAAACATGGTGAAATTTGTAAAGAACATTTGGCTAAAGAGGTGCAAAAGCCTGCAAAAATTGTCTCCCTCAAGAAGGTCCTTAAGTCTTCCAAAAGGTGTATGAGCCACACAAATGGAAAACCTAGACTAACTTTAAAAAAGCAATGGAAGAGATTGAGCATTGGAACAGATAGTGGGTACTGCTGTGGGAACCATGGtttaaaaattaaggaaagCATTGAAAcacaaaatacaataatttatgATGAAGCAAATGTTGATATGTCCCTGGAAGACTTGGAGAGAGGTGGCAAGCAAGATGCTAAAGATAAAGCTAAGCAGGTTGTTAGGGTTGGAAATAGAGAAAATGTTCCATTGAAGGTGAAGAACAAGGACATTCGGAAACACCGTAGCATTAATGAGCTCTCTGCTAAAG AAACCAAAGTGACGGATATGATGAATTGTGCTCAAGACAGAGAGACTGGTTTGTGTAgccaaaaaagaagaaa CTCTATTCAAGGTCACCTAAACATATCTACTATAAACTCAGATACGTTCTGCTGTGTGTGTCGAAGCTCAAGCAATGATAAAATCAACTGTTTGTTGGAATGTTGTCAATGCCTAATTAGA GTGCACCGAGCTTGCTATGGTGTTTCCACATTACCCAAAAGAAGTCGCTGGTGTTGCAGACCATGCCGAACGAACtcaaaaaatatt GCTTGTGTCCTATGTGGTTATGGTGGTGGAGCCATGACTCGAGCAACAATGAGTCATGCGATTGTCAAGAGCCTCCTAAAAGTGTGGAATGGTGAGAAAGATGGCATGCCTAAGCATACAACTTCATGTGAATTTTTTGGAAAGGAAATGTATGCATTCCCATCCTCAAGGGCTGATCATGAAAGTGTTTTGAAGACAAAAATCGGTGATACATCAACAGATCTGGTGAAAGTTCAAATATCTACAAATCATATGCAGCATACCCCCACTAGTCTTTCTAAATTCAAGGTACACAACAGCATTACTGCAGGAGTTCTTGATCCAACTGTTAAACAATGGATTCATATGGTTTGTGGTCTTTGGACTCCTGGAACAAGATGCCCGAATGTTGACACCATGAGTGCTTTTGATGTATCTGGTGTTTCGCGTCCCAGGGCAATTGTG GTTTGTTCCATTTGCAATCGATCGGGTGGTTCTTGTATAGAGTGCAGGGTGGCTGATTGCTCTGTCAAGTTTCATCCTTGGTGTTCTCATCAAAAg AACCTGTTGCAAAGTGAGACTGAAGGTATTGATGATGAAAAGATTGGATTTTATGGAAGATGCATGCTTCATGCTATTGAACCTAGATATTTGTCCATGTATGATCCTATTTATGAAATGGGAAGTCAAGAAGAAAAGGAATTCACCTGTGCCAGGGTAGAG GGTTACAAGGGAAGAAGATGGGATGGTTTTCAGAATAATCACTGCCAAGGTGGATGCCTTGTTCCTGAGGAGCAGCTTAATGCTTGGATTCACATCAATGGGCAGAAATTATGTTCTCAAGGACTCACAAAATTCCCAGATTTGGATATGGAGCATGATTGTCGA GGCTACGCTCGGTACAAACAAGCAAAGGGATGGAAACACCTTGTTGTATACAAGTCCCGTATACACGCACTTGGTCTTTACACTTCTCGATTCATTTCCCGGGGTGAAGTG GTAGTTGAATATATTGGTGAAATTGTGGGATTGCGTGTGGCTGATAAAAGGGAGAAGGATTATCAATCTGGAAAGAAACTTCAGTACAAGAGTGCCTGCTACTTCTTCAGGATAGACAAAGAGCATATTATTGATGCCACAAGGAAAGGGGGGATTGCTCGTTTTGTTAACCACTCGTGCCTG CCAAATTGCGTGGCAAAAGTGATTACTATAAGGCATGAAAAGAAG GTTGTCTTCTTTGCTGAGAGGGATATATTTCCTGGTGAAGAGATCACGTATGATTACCATTTTAACCATGAGGACGAAGGAAAGATTCAATGTTACTGCAATTCAAAAAATTGCAGGCGATATATGAACTGA